Proteins from a single region of Bacteroidota bacterium:
- a CDS encoding polysaccharide biosynthesis C-terminal domain-containing protein: MQLPGYLKLLDKRTTINLILRGLSLTGKFLFVIFLAKHVTTEQLGEWGIFSTSIALSLYLVGLDFYTYSTRSILEYPEEERGALLRNQFVFYIISYIILFPLMSLLFFFGVIEMKFILFFYIILIFEHLAQESYRTFVVFSKPLIANIILFLRTGLWAFILVLLWSAGYDNFKPLKIIFLFWTSGGIMAMTVSIYFFSKFKFKSFKNIPIDWQWIRRGVKVSLLFFVGTIAFKLIDFADRYFIDYYHTKTDVGIYTFYSSMANLVEIIVHTAVVIVFSPRLIENFHHSNYDYRITQSKFTKQMALFTVLAAILLLIIIYPIILFLDKNEFLQQFDAFIILVIAEMIFNATLIFHYILYVRKHDIAIVKATVAAAVFNILLNFILIPQFSILGAAIASALSFFLLLLGKMYYSREFPEARRIIFLKFRKRKSN, translated from the coding sequence ATGCAATTACCAGGGTACTTAAAACTCTTAGATAAGCGAACAACTATTAATCTGATATTACGGGGACTTTCACTCACCGGTAAGTTCTTGTTTGTAATATTTTTAGCTAAACATGTTACCACCGAGCAATTAGGGGAATGGGGTATTTTCAGCACTTCCATTGCATTATCATTATATCTAGTTGGTTTAGATTTTTACACTTATTCCACTCGTAGTATATTAGAATATCCAGAGGAAGAACGAGGTGCTTTATTGCGCAATCAATTTGTGTTTTATATTATCAGTTATATCATTTTATTTCCACTGATGAGTTTATTATTTTTTTTCGGTGTGATTGAAATGAAATTCATATTATTCTTTTATATCATTCTCATATTCGAACATTTAGCGCAAGAGAGCTATCGCACTTTCGTTGTTTTTTCAAAACCACTGATTGCTAATATTATTTTATTTCTGCGCACCGGTTTATGGGCGTTTATTCTGGTGTTATTATGGAGTGCCGGATATGATAATTTCAAACCACTTAAAATAATTTTCCTGTTTTGGACCAGTGGGGGAATTATGGCCATGACTGTATCTATTTATTTCTTTTCGAAATTCAAATTCAAATCCTTTAAAAATATTCCTATTGACTGGCAATGGATTCGAAGAGGTGTTAAAGTAAGTCTGTTGTTTTTTGTCGGCACTATCGCATTTAAACTTATTGATTTTGCCGACAGATATTTTATTGATTACTATCATACAAAAACAGATGTAGGTATCTATACATTTTATTCCAGCATGGCAAATCTGGTTGAAATAATAGTACATACCGCAGTTGTAATTGTTTTTTCTCCCAGATTAATTGAAAACTTCCATCACTCAAATTATGATTACAGAATAACGCAATCAAAGTTTACAAAACAGATGGCCTTGTTCACTGTATTAGCTGCTATCCTTTTACTGATTATCATTTATCCCATCATTTTATTTTTAGATAAAAATGAATTCCTTCAGCAGTTCGATGCATTTATAATTTTAGTGATTGCAGAAATGATATTTAATGCTACACTTATTTTCCATTATATTTTATATGTGCGCAAACATGATATTGCAATTGTAAAAGCTACCGTTGCTGCTGCGGTATTTAATATCCTGTTGAATTTTATTTTAATCCCGCAATTTTCAATTCTTGGTGCAGCGATAGCAAGCGCACTTAGCTTCTTTTTATTGCTATTGGGAAAAATGTATTATTCACGAGAATTTCCTGAGGCACGCAGAATTATTTTTCTGAAATTTAGAAAACGTAAAAGCAACTGA
- a CDS encoding flippase produces the protein MFHFFKRWYNYFFTGNSGFKRYATNTGWLLGARAIQMLVALIIGAMVARYLGPQQFGIYNYVISYVAIFSVLASLGTNNILVKDLLNDPDKKNMLMGSGLFIRFAGSILASVLIIIASSFTEEDNAMRWLLFLASLQPIIRSFEVINLYFQAKVVSKFTVIAQLISLTCISILKIYLVVNEFPLIYFIYLFAIDSAIVGSILLIFYRRMGNSVRSMQFSIPIIRSLIGRSWPLIFSGMLTTIYLKVDQVMLQHMLDDTAVGLYAAAVKISEAWITIPWILSGSLYPALVNAHKENNTLFMNRIRQMYILLIVVALSVIIPVSIFSKFIILFIFGGEYSGSFSTLQIHIFSSLFIFFGSISNRWLILENNQRYWMINSAIGAIANIVLNMYLIPIYGINGAAMATLISYAFAYYFAYAIPKATRKIFIEQNKSLLRVILIIPAIRELKKIKFR, from the coding sequence ATGTTTCACTTTTTCAAACGTTGGTACAATTACTTTTTCACCGGTAACTCAGGCTTTAAACGCTATGCAACAAATACCGGGTGGCTGCTGGGTGCCCGTGCAATCCAAATGCTGGTTGCACTTATTATCGGTGCAATGGTTGCCCGCTATTTAGGTCCGCAACAATTCGGTATCTATAATTATGTAATTAGTTATGTTGCTATATTCTCAGTGCTGGCTTCATTAGGTACCAACAATATTTTAGTAAAAGATTTGCTGAACGATCCGGATAAAAAAAACATGTTGATGGGCAGTGGCCTTTTTATTCGTTTTGCAGGTAGCATTTTAGCTTCTGTACTTATAATTATTGCTTCCTCTTTCACCGAAGAAGATAATGCAATGCGTTGGCTTTTATTTCTTGCATCGTTGCAACCAATTATCAGATCTTTTGAAGTAATCAATTTATATTTTCAGGCAAAGGTTGTTTCAAAGTTTACAGTTATTGCACAACTCATTTCACTTACTTGTATTAGTATATTAAAAATCTATCTTGTAGTAAATGAATTCCCCCTAATATATTTTATTTATTTATTTGCAATTGATTCCGCAATTGTAGGAAGCATACTATTAATATTTTATCGCCGCATGGGAAATAGTGTGCGCTCCATGCAATTTTCAATACCAATAATTCGCAGTTTAATAGGACGTTCCTGGCCATTAATATTTTCCGGTATGCTCACCACTATTTATTTAAAAGTTGATCAGGTGATGTTACAACACATGTTGGATGATACCGCTGTTGGTTTGTATGCAGCAGCTGTTAAAATTTCAGAAGCATGGATTACAATTCCCTGGATTCTCAGCGGCTCTTTATATCCTGCATTAGTTAATGCGCATAAGGAAAATAATACGCTATTTATGAATCGCATACGTCAGATGTATATCTTACTTATTGTTGTTGCACTTTCGGTAATAATTCCTGTAAGTATATTCTCAAAATTCATTATCCTTTTTATTTTTGGTGGTGAATACAGTGGCTCTTTTTCTACTTTACAAATACATATTTTCAGCAGCCTATTTATCTTTTTTGGATCAATTAGTAATCGTTGGTTAATATTAGAAAACAACCAACGCTATTGGATGATAAACTCTGCCATTGGCGCCATCGCCAATATTGTATTGAATATGTATTTAATTCCAATATACGGTATTAATGGTGCTGCAATGGCTACTTTAATATCATATGCATTTGCCTATTATTTTGCGTATGCAATTCCAAAGGCTACCCGTAAAATTTTTATTGAGCAAAATAAAAGTTTACTAAGGGTAATTCTTATCATTCCCGCAATACGAGAATTGAAAAAAATAAAATTCAGATAA